In Arachis stenosperma cultivar V10309 chromosome 1, arast.V10309.gnm1.PFL2, whole genome shotgun sequence, one DNA window encodes the following:
- the LOC130982881 gene encoding uncharacterized protein LOC130982881: protein MASEDSFVVLVHHKGSIKRKTRSGVKFTDKDPLCVIVRPTTRYEDLVSSVLLKLGLEGVKRVMFHCCRQFPEVRTPELLAKLVDVVSNSGGSNRNTTTLATVAGSNSRPAVASSSVPAYEPPLQPVASPSFTVDLNRSVGDEVGEGEYLRTSLQCLVPAEVVDGFLDDPEDDDVEPDMIADDSGDDAGASELAGAGGGSSSGTQQYPPRFFSLDLDAMRQEGVPGQPAGFGARDDEGSAGLTEFQVGQQFPDKEEALLSVKTYSIRRGVQYKVVESDYRRYVGKYSEFGNGCRWLIRLSLRQRKGVWEVKRYNGPHTCLATSISSDHRKLDYHVISAFIMPMVRADASVSIKVLLNATATHFGFRPTYRRVWLAKQKAVALIYGDWDESYNELPRWVLGVQLTMASTVAVLKTSPVRVGGQLDESRAYFHRLFWTFPPCIEAFRHCKPLISIDGTHLSGKYGGMLLVAIAQDGNSNILPVAFALVEGENAESWSFFLSHLRQHVTLQPGLLVISDRHNGIKAALEAPDRGWLPPSAYREFCIQHVVANFALTFKGKDARRLLVNAAYTKTKVEFHYWFDILRFEDPAMCDWANRIEYSLWTQHCDEGRRFGHMTMNISECVNSILKGVRNLPVCSLVKATYGRLAELFVRKGREAKAQMGIGQQFS, encoded by the exons ATGGCTAGTGAGGACAGTTTCGTAGTGTTGGTTCACCACAAAGGATCCATTAAGAGAAAAACTCGTTCCGGTGTGAAGTTCACTGATAAGGATCCTCTCTGTGTTATAGTAAGGCCTACGACGAGGTATGAGGACCTTGTTAGCTCTGTACTGCTGAAACTTGGTCTAGAAGGTGTGAAACGG GTCATGTTTCATTGTTGCCGGCAGTTTCCAGAGGTGAGGACACCAGAACTGTTGGCAAAGTTGGTTGACGTCGTGTCCAACTCGGGGGGTTCGAACCGAAATACCACCACTTTAGCCACGGTAGCCGGTTCTAACTCAAGACCAGCCGTGGCATCTTCCTCCGTCCCTGCGTACGAGCCGCCCCTCCAACCTGTCGCCTCCCCTTCGTTCACTGTTGATCTCAACAGGAGTGTAGGCGACGAGGTCGGAGAAGGGGAATATCTGCGGACCTCTTTACAGTGTCTTGTACCAGCTGAGGTTGTAGATGGATTCTTGGATGATCCAGAGGACGATGATGTCGAGCCGGATATGATTGCTGATGACAGTGGCGATGATGCTGGAGCAAGTGAGCTTGCTGGGGCGGGCGGTGGTTCTAGCTCTGGCACGCAGCAGTACCCTCCACGTTTTTTCTCTTTGGACTTGGATGCCATGAGGCAGGAGGGGGTACCTGGGCAGCCGGCTGGATTTGGCGCTAGAGATGATGAAGGGTCTGCAGGTCTGACAGAGTTTCAGGTTGGTCAGCAATTTCCGGATAAAGAAGAGGCCCTCTTAAGTGTCAAGACTTACAGCATCCGTCGAGGGGTACAGTACAAGGTCGTGGAGTCTGACTATCGCCGGTATGTGGGCAAGTATTCTGAGTTCGGCAATGGGTGCAGATGGTTGATTCGGCTTAGTCTCCGACAGCGAAAGGGAGTTTGGGAGGTCAAACGTTACAACGGACCGCATACTTGTCTCGCCACCTCGATTTCCAGCGACCACAGGAAATTGGATTACCATGTGATATCGGCATTCATTATGCCAATGGTTAGGGCTGACGCATCCGTCAGCATCAAGGTGCTCCTAAATGCCACCGCAACACACTTCGGGTTTAGGCCGACTTACAGGAGGGTCTGGTTGGCGAAGCAGAAGGCAGTTGCCCTCATCTATGGTGACTGGGATGAGTCGTATAATGAGCTCCCAAGGTGGGTGTTAGGAGTCCAGTTGACGATGGCTAGTACTGTTGCAGTCCTAAAGACGAGCCCTGTTCGTGTCGGTGGACAGTTGGACGAGTCTCGAGCTTATTTTCACAGACTATTCTGGACGTTTCCACCGTGTATTGAGGCATTTCGTCATTGCAAGCCCCTAATTAGTATTGACGGCACCCATCTGTCTGGCAAGTATGGGGGAATGTTGCTTGTCGCGATTGCACAGGACGGGAACTCCAACATACTCCCTGTTGCATTCGCATTAGTCGAGGGTGAGAACGCTGAGTCGTGGTCCTTCTTTCTCTCCCACCTGCGTCAGCATGTGACACTGCAGCCGGGTCTGCTAGTTATCTCGGACAGGCATAACGGCATCAAGGCCGCGCTTGAGGCTCCTGACAGAGGCTGGTTACCTCCGTCTGCATACCGGGAATTCTGCATTCAACATGTTGTGGCAAATTTCGCCCTCACCTTCAAGGGCAAAGACGCAAGGAGGCTACTTGTGAATGCGGCGTACACTAAGACCAAGGTCGAGTTCCATTACTGGTTTGATATTCTTAGGTTCGAAGACCCAGCGATGTGTGACTGGGCGAACCGGATTGAGTATTCGTTGTGGACACAGCATTGTGATGAGGGGCGTAGATTCGGACACATGACGATGAATATATCTGAGTGTGTGAACTCGATCCTCAAGGGTGTACGAAACCTACCTGTGTGCTCGCTAGTGAAGGCAACATACGGAAGGTTGGCGGAATTATTTGTTCGCAAAGGGAGAGAGGCTAAGGCGCAGATGGGAATTGGACAACAATTTAGTTAG